The following are encoded in a window of Rosa chinensis cultivar Old Blush chromosome 4, RchiOBHm-V2, whole genome shotgun sequence genomic DNA:
- the LOC112198135 gene encoding caffeoylshikimate esterase — MLHVHLPETAMSTLDGQNSSINLSHLTQFHSNSESSVLNVFLTKLTMELSRALRFQQLELPFCPQQLQTQRPTFSVAARRTSQIIVAAVKTKRRRPPIEGVSEELNLIADQSLDCAPARRRVRSAFVELQQQLDHCLFKLAPTGIRTEEWYEINSRGLGIFCKSWKPREGVPIKGVLCFCHGYGDTCVFFFEGIAKQIAAAGYAVYAMDYPGFGLSEGLHGYIPSFDQLADDVIEQYTKIKAKPELKGLPHFILGQSMGGAVTLKVHFKQPYAWDGIVLVAPMCKIAEDVTPPPAAAKLLTLMSNVVPKAKLVPQKDLAELAFRDERKRKLAVYNVTCYNGPARLKTAVELLNATKEIEMQVHKVSSPLLVLHGAADKVTDPLVSQFLYEKASSKDKTLKLYPDGFHCILEGEPDDRIFLVLEDIITWLDHRCLLK; from the exons ATGCTCCATGTGCATCTTCCAGAGACAGCGATGTCCACATTGGACGGTCAAAACTCTAGCATCAACCTTAGTCATCTGACTCAGTTTCATTCGAACTCTGAGAGCTCCGTGCTTAACGTTTTCCTCACCAAACTCACCATGGAACTTTCTCGAGCTCTGAGATTCCAGCAACTGGAGCTTCCTTTCTGCCCCCAACAACTCCAAACCCAGAGGCCTACATTTTCAGTCGCCGCCAGAAGAACAAGTCAGATAATAGTTGCAGCGGTCAAGACCAAGAGAAGAAGGCCACCCATTGAAGGCGTTAGCGAGGAGCTCAATTTGATCGCCGATCAGAGCCTTGACTGTGCTCCGGCTCGGAGAAGAGTTCGATCCGCATTCGTTGAGCTGCAGCAGCAACTTGATCACTGCTTGTTTAAG TTGGCTCCAACTGGGATCAGAACAGAAGAG TGGTACGAAATAAATTCAAGGGGGCTAGGAATTTTCTGTAAAAGCTGGAAGCCCAGAGAAGGTGTTCCGATTAAAGGCGTATTGTGTTTCTGCCATGGTTATGGTGATACTTGCGTTTTCTTCTTTGAAG GTATTGCCAAGCAGATTGCGGCAGCTGGGTACGCTGTGTACGCCATGGACTACCCAGGCTTTGGCCTTTCAGAAGGATTGCATGGTTATATCCCGAGCTTTGATCAGCTAGCTGACGATGTTATTGAACAGTATACAAAGATTAAAG CAAAACCTGAGTTGAAAGGGTTGCCTCACTTCATATTGGGCCAGTCCATGGGTGGAGCTGTTACTCTCAAAGTTCACTTTAAGCAACCATATGCATGGGATGGCATAGTTCTTGTGGCTCCAATGTGTAAA ATTGCAGAGGATGTAACACCTCCACCAGCGGCAGCGAAGCTATTAACTCTTATGTCCAATGTTGTCCCCAAAGCAAAGCTTGTCCCGCAGAAAGACTTGGCCGAGCTGGCCTTCAGAGATGAAAGGAAAAGGAAACTG GCTGTCTACAATGTGACATGCTACAATGGCCCCGCGCGATTGAAGACTGCTGTGGAACTACTAAACGCTACTAAGGAGATTGAGATGCAAGTGCATAAG GTTTCATCTCCATTGCTAGTTCTTCATGGAGCTGCAGATAAGGTGACTGATCCCTTAGTGAGCCAGTTTCTTTATGAGAAGGCCTCAAGCAAAGACAAAACTCTAAAACTCTACCCAGATGGCTTTCATTGCATTCTTGAAGGAGAACCTGATGATAGAATCTTTTTGGTCCTTGAAGATATTATCACTTGGCTTGATCACCGGTGTTTGCTCAAGTAG
- the LOC112201033 gene encoding IST1 homolog: MSLLNQLFNRGVFGTKCKTCLNLAISRIKLLQNKRDMQLKHMRKEIAQFLQAGQEAIARIRVEHVIREQNIWAAYEILELFCEFVLARVPIIESQKDCPPELREAISSIIFSAPRCSEVPDLLQIKNLFTAKYGKEFIASASELRPDSGVNRTIIEKLSVSAPSGEARLKVLKEIAQEYNLNWDSSSTEAEFSRKHEDLLGGSKHISGGAALPSRAPANQVSFSSPPSNGAHYIQPPEIKPEPQQHIPAPRSLIQTHVSSTDEIQPSINNDAVPVRETRPQSSEILEKARAAIASAERASAAARSAAELVKSL, translated from the exons ATGTCTCTCTTGAACCAGCTCTTCAATAGAGGCGTTTTCGGCACAAAATG CAAAACATGTCTGAACTTGGCAATTTCGCGGATTAAGTTGCTGCAAAACAAGAGAGATATGCAGCTTAAACATATGCGCAAGGAGATTGCTCAGTTTTTGCAGGCTGGCCAAGAAGCAATAGCTCGAATTCGG GTGGAGCATGTTATACGAGAGCAAAACATATGGGCTGCTTATGAGATATTGGAGCTTTTCTGTGAATTTGTCCTCGCAAGGGTTCCCATTATTGAGAGCCAAAA GGATTGCCCACCAGAACTACGAGAGgctatatcaagcataattttTTCTGCCCCAAGATGTTCAGAAGTTCCGGATTTATTGCAGATCAAGAATTTGTTTACAGCAAAATATGGGAAGGAATTTATAGCATCTGCCTCTGAGCTTCGTCCTGATTCTGGTGTCAACCGAACT ATAATTGAAAAGCTTTCAGTTAGTGCTCCCTCTGGAGAGGCAAGGCTTAAGGTATTGAAGGAAATCGCACAAGAGTACAATCTGAATTGGGATTCTTCTAGCACGGAAGCGGAATTCAGTAGAAAACATGAAGATCTGCTG GGTGGATCCAAGCACATAAGTGGTGGAGCTGCACTGCCTTCTCGAGCTCCTGCAAATCAAGTGTCTTTTAGTTCTCCGCCTTCTAATGGTGCACATTATATTCAGCCCCCAGAGATTAAACCAGAACCTCAACAACACATTCCTGCTCCAAGATCTTTAATTCAGACGCATGTGTCAAGTACGGATGAGATTCAGCCATCAATTAATAATGATGCAGTACCAGTTAGGGAAACAAGACCACAATCATCTGAGATCCTGGAGAAAGCTCGAGCTGCCATTGCGTCTGCTGAACGCGCATCTGCTGCTGCCCGTTCAGCTGCTGAGCTGGTTAAGTCATTATAG
- the LOC112198134 gene encoding pentatricopeptide repeat-containing protein At3g29230, with product MGYARQVFDQIPEPNFALWNALLRGYAKNEIHREVVALFGRMKSMDIMPNCYTFPVVIKCCGRLSRLVEGEEVHCVVIKCGFRANPFVGTTLIEMYAAGGVIGAAYKVFGEMFERNVVAWTSMINGYILGGDMVSAQRLFDLAPERDVVLWNTMVSGYIEQRDMVTARKLFDKMPRRDVICWNTVLNGYASNQDIEACEDLFEKMPERNVFSWNGLIGGYARNGRFIEVLESFKRMLTEGNVLPNDPTLTTVLSACARLGALDLGKWVHVYAENIGYKRNVYVGNALIDMYAKCGVVDNAIDVFKNMDKKDLITWNTIICGLATHGRGGDALKLFSQMKTSGLKPDGITFIGILCSCTHLGLVEDGLLYFQSMVSDYSIVPQIEHYGCMVDLFGRAGLLEQAVEFVRQMPIEADVVIWAALLGACRTYKNIELAELALERLIELEPKNPANYVMLSNIYGDLGRWKDVARLKVAIRDTGFKKFPGISSIEANHGVVEFCSLDKRHPETEEIYEALKGLTSALRSSGYVPDILELGHGD from the coding sequence ATGGGTTATGCCCGCCAGGTGTTCGATCAAATTCCTGAACCAAATTTTGCTCTATGGAATGCATTGTTGAGAGGGTATGCAAAGAATGAGATTCATAGGGAGGTTGTAGCTTTGTTTGGTAGGATGAAGAGCATGGACATAATGCCGAATTGCTATACATTCCCCGTTGTGATCAAATGTTGTGGGAGATTGAGTAGGTTGGTAGAAGGTGAAGAGGTGCATTGTGTTGTGATAAAATGTGGGTTTAGAGCAAACCCCTTTGTGGGAACGACGCTGATCGAAATGTATGCGGCTGGGGGAGTAATTGGAGCTGCTTATAAGGTGTTTGGTGAGATGTTTGAGAGAAATGTGGTTGCTTGGACTTCCATGATTAATGGCTACATTTTGGGTGGTGATATGGTTTCTGCACAGCGCCTTTTTGATTTGGCGCCAGAACGAGATGTTGTGTTGTGGAACACTATGGTTTCTGGTTATATTGAGCAGCGGGATATGGTAACGGCTAGAAAACTTTTTGATAAGATGCCGAGAAGAGATGTTATTTGCTGGAATACGGTATTGAATGGCTATGCAAGTAATCAAGACATTGAGGCTTGTGAGGATTTGTTTGAGAAGATGCCTGAGAGGAACGTTTTCTCGTGGAATGGATTGATTGGCGGGTATGCACGCAATGGACGTTTCATTGAAGTTCTGGAATCTTTCAAGCGGATGCTTACTGAGGGTAATGTGCTTCCTAACGATCCCACATTAACAACTGTGCTGTCAGCGTGTGCGAGATTAGGAGCTCTTGATTTGGGTAAGTGGGTGCATGTATATGCAGAGAACATAGGATACAAGAGAAATGTATATGTTGGGAATGCGTTGATTGACATGTATGCAAAATGTGGTGTTGTTGACAATGCAATAGATGTCTTCAAGAACATGGATAAGAAAGATTTAATTACTTGGAACACTATAATATGTGGCTTAGCAACACATGGACGCGGGGGTGATGCCTTAAAGTTGTTTTCACAGATGAAGACTTCTGGATTGAAACCAGATGGGATCACCTTCATAGGCATTCTGTGCTCTTGTACACATCTAGGATTAGTTGAAGATGGCCTGTTGTATTTCCAATCAATGGTTAGTGACTATTCAATTGTGCCTCAAATTGAGCATTATGGTTGTATGGTTGATCTGTTTGGACGAGCCGGTCTTTTGGAACAGGCTGTGGAGTTTGTGAGGCAGATGCCAATAGAGGCAGATGTTGTCATTTGGGCTGCCTTACTTGGAGCATGTCGAACTTACAAGAACATTGAGTTGGCTGAGTTGGCTCTTGAACGGCTCATTGAACTTGAACCAAAAAACCCTGCCAATTATGTCATGCTTTCGAATATATATGGTGATCTTGGGAGATGGAAAGATGTGGCAAGATTAAAAGTTGCAATCAGGGATACCGGGTTCAAAAAATTCCCCGGTATTAGCTCTATTGAGGCCAATCATGGTGTGGTTGAATTTTGTTCCTTGGATAAGAGGCATCCTGAGACCGAGGAAATATATGAAGCCTTGAAGGGATTGACCAGTGCGCTAAGATCATCTGGATATGTACCAGACATTCTGGAGCTTGGGCATGGAGACTAG
- the LOC112198136 gene encoding caffeoylshikimate esterase, which produces MTAMNLSLSFRSPEASLFHRRYSSPIKHLQKQQVPNLLSFPKLQFPVPKTQFRVTARKGSAIEGLSQEMNTIASQNLDHAPARRRVRSAFIDLHKQLDHCLFKMDHAGIRTEEWYGRNSRGMEIFCKSWLPKPGDQIKAGLCFCHGYGSTCTFFFEGIARRIAQSGYAVYAVDYPGFGLSEGLHGFIPDFDELVDDVIEQFTSIKGRSEVKGLPFFIMGESMGGAVTLKIHLKEPHEWDGVILVSPMCKIADDVMPPAIVLKLLAFMSEVLPEAKLFPQKEIAHLSYRELGKRKTAGYNVISYKDQMRSRTAVELLKATSDIEMQLDKVSSPLLILHGEADKVTDPLVSQLLYEKSSSKDKTLKLYQDGYHCILQGEPDDTIFTVLDDIVTWLDSRCFRN; this is translated from the exons ATGACAGCTATGAACCTTTCCCTGAGTTTCCGATCACCAGAGGCGTCTCTGTTTCACCGGAGATATAGCTCTCCGATCAAACACCTGCAAAAACAGCAAGTACCCAATTTACTCTCGTTCCCCAAACTACAATTTCCAGTGCCCAAAACTCAGTTCAGGGTCACGGCTCGGAAAGGGTCAGCTATAGAAGGCTTAAGCCAAGAGATGAACACCATCGCCTCGCAGAACCTGGATCACGCGCCTGCTCGGAGACGAGTTCGCTCGGCATTCATCGACTTGCATAAACAACTTGACCATTGCTTGTTCAAG ATGGATCATGCTGGCATCAGAACAGAGGAG TGGTATGGAAGGAATTCAAGGGGTATGGAAATTTTCTGCAAAAGCTGGTTGCCGAAACCGGGTGATCAAATCAAAGCTGGCTTATGTTTTTGCCATGGGTACGGTAGTACTTGCACATTCTTCTTTGAAG gTATTGCTAGGAGAATTGCTCAGTCTGGGTACGCTGTATATGCAGTAGACTATCCAGGTTTTGGTCTTTCTGAAGGGTTGCATGGTTTCATCCCAGACTTTGATGAGTTGGTCGATGATGTTATTGAACAATTTACTAGTATCAAAG GAAGATCTGAAGTGAAAGGTTTGCCCTTTTTTATAATGGGGGAGTCGATGGGTGGAGCTGTCACTCTAAAGATTCATCTAAAGGAACCGCATGAATGGGATGGAGTGATCCTTGTATCTCCAATGTGTAAA ATTGCAGATGATGTGATGCCTCCAGCAATAGTGCTGAAGCTATTAGCCTTCATGTCTGAAGTTTTGCCCGAGGCAAAACTCTTCCCACAGAAAGAGATAGCTCATCTAAGCTACAGAGAGCTCGGAAAGAGAAAAACG GCTGGTTACAATGTGATTTCTTATAAGGACCAAATGCGATCAAGAACAGCTGTAGAACTTCTGAAGGCCACTAGCGATATTGAAATGCAGTTGGATAAG GTTTCATCCCCATTGCTAATTCTTCATGGAGAAGCAGATAAGGTGACAGACCCTTTGGTGAGCCAGTTGCTGTATGAAAAGTCCTCTAGCAAGGATAAGACTTTGAAGCTCTATCAAGATGGTTATCACTGCATCCTTCAAGGGGAGCCTGATGACACAATTTTCACCGTCCTTGATGACATTGTTACTTGGCTTGATTCCCGGTGCTTCCGAAACTAA